From the genome of Tachysurus fulvidraco isolate hzauxx_2018 chromosome 20, HZAU_PFXX_2.0, whole genome shotgun sequence, one region includes:
- the LOC113638296 gene encoding uncharacterized protein LOC113638296 yields MFSKSSKSVFPVRMLYTFFGIYSLLWIQSHAQIKITEVHVICIYSEDCILPCPFPPSSEEVFFQWFKQGTLIYSFLEDEDESVYSSISVFTDEVSHGNASLLLHVSNINSRGRYKCVVNTTKSVQESYIIVKVEAPIHEIAIEVSLTEHLQCSSHGVYPAPLLKWSTDPSIASNSFQAVTRIRAINNLYSIESTVKKMYTNSNLTYICSITSKYSLQSWRASLLQTEMSVNYGEKLVIPCMAPNNLKNLTLTWTFISQNKRTDILTYFSQTQRIKNHWDDRAELDLNKVLMGDGSLYLNNLGSKHSGTYTCTFTGSQVKHIVQTLVNTSASTAVSQTGALTIPGVNSRTPSYKRANRSPTLFKDVKANTIGSKGASIRLSRTISRSKEVSHGLHEGNSGSIFWMVAITVAITVAALILLCVIFCIYRKYKGKSKDSWQDHNQQDTEMQTMHEGNSVDELQAESKPLANHKKGGSSAGKSLQ; encoded by the exons ATGTTCAGTAAATCCAGTAAGAGTGTGTTTCCAGTAAGAATGTTATACACATTTTTTGGGATTTATTCTCTCTTATGGATACAGTCCCATGCTCAAATCAAGATTACAG AAGTTCATGTCATCTGCATCTACTCTGAAGACTGCATCTTGCCCTGTCCCTTCCCTCCATCTTCTGAAGAGGTTTTTTTTCAATGGTTCAAACAGGGAACACTGATATACAGTTTCCTGGAGGATGAAGATGAATCAGTTTACAGCAGCATTTCAGTGTTTACTGATGAAGTGTCACATGGAAATGCCTCCCTGCTTTTGCATGTCAGCAATATAAATAGCCGAGGGCGCTATAAATGTGTGGTTAATACCACCAAATCTGTTCAGGAGTCTTACATCATTGTCAAGGTTGAAG CTCCAATCCATGAGATTGCCATTGAGGTCAGTCTCACTGAGCATTTGCAGTGCTCTTCACATGGTGTGTACCCTGCTCCACTGCTAAAGTGGTCTACAGATCCAAGTATTGCTTCGAACTCCTTTCAAGCTGTCACTCGAATAAGGGCAATAAATAACCTGTATAGTATAGAGAGTACTGTaaagaaaatgtacacaaaCTCAAATCTTACCTACATCTGCAGCATCACATCAAAATACAGCTTACAATCATGGAGAGCCTCACTGCTTCAGACAG AAATGTCTGTAAATTATGGGGAAAAGCTGGTTATTCCATGCATGGCTCCAAATAATCTTAAAAACCTCACTCTTACATGGACTTTTATAAGTCAGAACAAGCGGACAGACATCTTGACCTATTTCAGTCAAACTCAAAGAATCAAAAATCACTGGGATGACCGGGCAGAATTGGACCTGAACAAGGTTCTGATGGGAGATGGATCACTGTACTTAAACAACTTAGGCTCTAAGCATTCTGGGACATACACCTGTACATTTACAGGTTCCCAGGTCAAACACATAGTCCAAACCTTAGTCAATACCAGTGCCTCCACAGCAGTTTCACAGACAGGTG CCTTAACTATCCCTGGAGTGAACTCCAGAACTCCAAGCTATAAGAGAGCCAACAGGTCTCCTACCCTATTTAAAGATGTCAAGGCTAACACCAttggctcaaagggggcttctaTCAGACTTTCCAGGACCATTTCCAGGTCTAAGGAAGTGAGTCATGGTCTTCACGAAG GTAATAGTGGGTCCATATTTTGGATGGTGGCTATCACAGTAGCCATTACAGTAGCGGCACTGATTCTCCtttgtgtgattttctgcaTATACAGAAAATACAAAG GTAAGTCTAAAGATTCTTGGCAAGACCACAACCAACAGGACACAGAGATGCAGACTATGCATGAGG GAAATTCAGTGGATGAGTTACAAGCAGAAAGCAAACCACTTGCAAATCACAAGAAAGGAGGGTCTTCTGCAGGAAAGTCCCTACAGTAA